Below is a genomic region from Camelus dromedarius isolate mCamDro1 chromosome 25, mCamDro1.pat, whole genome shotgun sequence.
GCGGGATAACTGAGTCACAGCCTCCCGGGCTGACAGGCCGTGATTTGCAGCCTCTGCCCAGAAGGAGGGCAACCTCAGTGGGCGTCACTATCTCCTGGGAAAGGGTTCCTCGCACTGACACTCAGCCATGCTCACAGCAAAAATACTTTCTTCCTAAGCTGCTGTTGTCTTCTtataaaaaaacagaattaaaaaaaaaaaaccctgtcatTATACATGGGAGAGAGAATGTGGGAAAGTCTGTAATTCAGGTTATAAtccagatccaaaaaaaaaaaaaaaaaaaaacccacagaaaaagTCAACAGGACAGCAAAAATCATAAAGCCCGGAACGCAGAAAGAGCTCTTCCAGGGGTCCCCGATCCTTCACCCTGTCTCCTCACAACGGACGCCAGCACTCGAGGCAGCTCTGGGCCGACAGCCCCTGGGAGAAGACGAGCTGCCTCCGCCGTGAGGAGGTGGCCCTGCTCCAGGCGGGGCTGCTCCTGAACACCCATCAGCACAGCCTGAGATCCTTCTCCAGACCGAATACTTTGGACTTGAGGTTCCTCAGTTCTCCTTGGATCTTGTGTGCCCGTCGGCTGCTGTCTCGAACCTCACACAGAATGGCAAGATCCTGGTTGGCCCGGGTGTTAAGTGTTGCCTAGacatttgggagaaaaaaaaagaaaaggaagaactgGTTACGGCACACGCCGGAGGACAGAGCTCAGCTCGCCCTGCAGACCGGGCTGCGCCGCTCCTGCCCACGGGACTTGCGGGCACGGGACAGTCGGTCCTCAGTCTGCGCGGCGAGGAGCAGAGAAAGGACGTCGTCGAGCAGGGCGCAGCAGGAAGGGCTCGAGGCCCCTGCGCGCCCTCCCGACTGTGAAGGAGCCGAGACATCGTGGCCAGTCAGCAGGGAACGACGCGCAAAAGGAAGAGACCAGCATGAGCAGTACTGGTAAACCTGCccaagagagaaagcaagcacCCCTCCGCTCTGCAGGTCCCCACGTGGCCCCGCGGTCGTCCAGCACACGCGGGGGACCGGGCAGGTCTGACGGCAGTCCACATACAGACACGTCTGCCAGGGAGGAAGCCCTTTTTTTAACTCGATTACTCGCCTTCCCCACGTGTAAAACAGACACAGTTCTCTGAATCCACTTCGGGGgggggggcgtgtgtgtgtgaaagtttcTGCTTAGACGGAGTTGAGCTTAGATGAAGCCCAGGCTGCCTCAGTCAATGATCTCAGGCTGCTCTGTCCCCTGTCCTGGGCTGTGAAACGAGAGGAGGGCGAGGCGGCCCAGCCCCGGGCCCCTCACGTGGACCTCTGCTCTCCCTTCCGGTGATTTGGGGTCAGTCACCTTATAGAGCATCTGCTCCAGGTCCTTCAGTTTCTGCCGGAGAACCCTGATGTCTGTCTTGAAGCCTTCCACTTCCAAGGCGCGCCGCTTCTCCAAGGCCTCGTAGCGTTTCGTCATGACCTGCAGGCGCCTCCCCATCTTGCTGGTGCGGTCCTGCACACGGGGACAGGAGGGCGCCCGCGGGGTGAGGCGCGCAGCCCCGAGCCCTGCGCTGCCCGTCCGCCGCCCTCTCATACCTTAAAGATCTCTCTCCTCGCTCCCTCCTCCTCGCGGATTCGGGCAAGTTCCTCCTCCAGGGAAACGCACTGCTCTCGGTACATGCCGGACAGCCGCTTCTCCTGCAGCAGCTTATCCTTCAGGGACTGCAGGTCAAAACGGGGAGAGAACCGTTCACACTCTGCTCTGTAGTTCAGGGAACTCAAATCGCACTTAGCTAAAgacaggaagggtttctagaaaTACACAGTGAGTCAAGGAACAGCAGCAAGGAACTCGAGAGCACCTGAAACCTGCTTCTAGAGGGTTCTCTCAGCTTTTTTCCCAAAGTGTACATAGTagaaattctttcaaataaaacaagtatttttggCTCTGGGAAGACTCAGATAATGGAGTTCAAAATTATATCAAGTAAGACATTAACATTACAATGTATGTTTTGGGACACATTTCTGAAGttcttctttgaaaagaaaaaaacaggaacaaCACTTTACGTGTTCCACTGAGCAGCCGGAACGATCCTGGAAAACCCCAACCAGGTGTCACTTCCTCACACACAATCCTTGAGACATGACGGTGTTTGGAGCGACGCTCTCAGCAGGACCGTGAAGGCCCTGTGAGGTATCTGCTGGCCGCCCTCCGCGCGCCACCTGCCCCGTGCTCCCTCCTCCACGACCACGGTGATGGGGCCGGGGCCGGCCTCCCCTGACCTGCCCTCCGCCTGCGGGGCTCCACCCGCGTCCACGCGGCCAGCTCGGCCCCAGGTCGCGGCGAGCCCCAGACCTGCGCCTCTACAGAAGTGCGCGTCCAGCGACAGCATGCCATCTCCACATAGTTCTTTTGGTTCCTCACTAGCACTTTTTTACAGCCCACCATTCTCTTGGGTATTTGCCCATGTTTCTGTTCCCTCTCACCCGTTAAAATGCAGGTGCCACGGGGGCAGGCCTCGCCCTGCGCGTTTACAACCGcagccccagagcccaggctgcACGCAGTAGGGCTGCAGGAAGTATCTGTGGAATCACTCCACCAGTCGACACTGCAATTTCCTAAATCCCCAAATGCTGCCACTGCTTGAAACTCATTTCCCGAGGTTGCTGCTACAACAGCCTCTGCGCTGAGTGGGTCTTACATGACAATCACGGGTTCTTGGAATTCTGAGCTCCTTCAGCTCTTctagaaaaatgaacaatttctCTGAGGTAAATTACCTTAACATAGTCATCTTGGTTGTGATGACTCTCACAAACAGGCCGAGCTTTGGCCATTCTGTCCTCTTTCTTCTTACACTGCACCTGGTACTGCTTCATCTTTGACACCAGATGATCCTTTTCCAACATCCACGCCttctctttgttttggttttcaaatCTGAGTTGCAAGAAGTCTTTGGTGCTCTCATACAGCAGCTCCTGGGTGTGatggagactgagagagagagcgCAAATGTGGCCATGAAGCGGCGTCTACAGCACGTTGACACACTTACTCCAAACAAAGCGAGGACAAAGGTTCTGTAAAGACCGTGCCAGAGGGAACGTGCAGCTCACTGACGGAGCGCGCGCTCAGTGTGCACCAGGtgctgggtccaatccccagcccctcctctaaGGGCAaagaaataaacccaattacctcccccaccaacgCCTGTACAAAATATAAACTCTGTAAAATACTATTTgcagttttaaaaacacttttaaccTGACCACTGGCGCCCTCACACACTTGGCTGGACAGGGTGTAACGCACCCACAATGCTTCACACGCTGGTCTCGGCAGATACCTTCCTGACCCTTCGTTTCAGGCCCCACCGTTAGCAGGACTACAGACAACTGCACACGGCCTGCGGAAGTCTGGGCTGCTCCAGGCCCTCGGCTCCACGGCGAGGAACTGGTCCTGGTGCTGTGACGGAGGGTCAGCGCAGGTCCTGAAATGTCAGGACAGCTCTGCTTTTGTCCGTGCTGTGCGCCACGTGGAAACTGCTCGGCATCATATCCTGTCCTTTTTTCAAGATCAACTTCCTCTCTGGAGTCACCGTAACAACTTCCGCCCACTTACCAGTCTCTCTGCTCTCTGAAGCTCCCTGCCACCTTAAGCCCGCGCCCGTTACGGCTCAGCACTTGTGGAACTTTATTTATCACTTATTTCTGGCCCGCCACCACCAGGTCACCAAGGACAGCACCAACTACTGGACACACACAAGGGAGTAAGCAGGTTCCCGCTGACCACTAAGATTCAGGAAGAGACAAACGATGCTTCTGTCTTCAACAGAGGACGTCTCTCAGAGTTAGCAACTCGTCGGTTTAACATCGACCGACGCCTAGAAAAATACTGTATCAAATGATCAATCTGCTTGCAAAGGGAGAAATACCGTGAGGCAACCTCTGCAGTTTTCCACTGAACAAACACTGTCAGACGCACTTAGCTCTCTTCCTGAGTAACACGGTACACAGATAAGGGGAAGTGATGACATGGCACCGGCGTGAGAAGAGGAGCTATCACCAggtgaatatatatgtgtatttactcaggtgtgtgtgtgtgtgtgtgtgtgtgtgtgtgtgtgtgtgtgtgtgtaaataggGAGACACCGAGGAGAGACGAATTCCACCAGGGGAACGCCTTCAGAGAAGGTGACAATGCACAGCGAGGTGCCTGCCACACGGCAAGTGTTCTGTGAACGACAGATGCCATCAGTCTGGCTGGAGGATGGGGGACCCACAGCAACAGAGGAGCAGCTGGgacgggggagggggtggagtcCCTAACAATTCACGCTGATGGCCAAGCACCAGGCTCCACCAGAAGACACGGGGAGGGCGGAGGAGCGGGAAGACCGGTGACAGCAGCAGTCAGTTGAGGGCACCAATCTGAACAAGGTCACAGCCCGACCCAGCAGGGTCAGAACTGGAGGGCAGAGGACGCCCGGGAGAGGTTTCCCGGGCTCACACCCGACAGGCCTGGGGTCAGGGAAGAAGGGAGCAGGGAGCCGGGCATCATTCTGAGGCTTCCAGCCAGGGAGACGAGGCGGCTGTGTGCGCATTAAACTAAAGGGGGAAAGAATGAAGTCACAGGTTTGAGATGGGGGCGGTGCCTATTGGGAAAGCCTGGTTTCAGCCACGGTAAACCTGGGGTGTTCAAACACACTCAACCACAGATGTCCTTGCAGCACAGCTCTGGCCCCTGGGAGCAGAGAGCAGGCTGAGCAGGGTGAGCGAGGCAGAAGGCCCGAGAGACACGGGCGTTGCAGGAACTGGGGGAGACGGACCCCAAAGCGGGGGCAGTTGCAGGCGCCCACGTGCAGAAGGACACTAGTTACAGTGGGGACCGGGGAGAGCTAGGCGGTCACAGAAATTGAGAAGTCAGCGATGACCCTGGACTGGGCCCACCTAGAAGCGCGGGGGACGGAAGCAGCCTGCAGAGAGGCGGGGAAGGCAGCAGGAATGGGAGTGCAGACCGTCTGCACCATTCTGCGCGGCTGCGTGGAGTCAAACAGAAGGAAGGCGCGGTCACGCTGAGGCGGACACGGCCGCGGTGGAGAAGAGGACGCTTCTTAACACCAAGAGCGGGCTGGGGCGCTCTGATGGGTGAAAGGGGGAGGGCGGGACAGCCGGCGTGGGGCTGCCGCTGCACAGAGGCAGGGGGTCTGAGCAAGACACCTTCTGCAGCCCCGGGACCTGCGCTGCCAAGGACAGGAAAGCCAACTTAAGGGGCTTTCCCCCGTCCTCCAGCCAGACTGATGGCATCCGTCTGGAAAGTATTTCAAACGCGTCAGGTACCGTTTTCGTGAACACTCACTTTTTGGTAAGCTCTTTGATTTTGTCCCGATTTCTCTGCTGATGCACCTGAATCTCCTCGATGCGGATCCGTCTGTCTTCCATGAGCCCTGCCACCTGTTCCCGGGAGAGCCTGGTCTGCTCCTCCAGCTGGGCCTGCAGTGCTTCcacctggagggcaggagggcgcGGTGTCCACTCCTGCCTGCGCCCACTCAGCTCTCACCTCTAAGCGAGCCTCTccaggaaaatttaaaaacaaaaccaaaccccacaaacaaaaaaacaaatagaaggaAAATCTCAACTGTACCCTCTTCAGTGTCCTGTGAGTGGGGTGAGGCTGCGTGAGACCAGACTGTCCACACTCAGCAAAGCACCTACACCCCGTGGGAATGCGAGAAAACCCAGCTCCCCTGGCCCCAGGGGTCTCACCTTCCCACCAGCTCCCCTTCTGGTTTTAGGATGGTCTCCCTTTTAACACTGCCTAGTTACACAAAGAATAcagctattttttttccatttaaaaagtagAGCAAATTGAGTATGATGTAATTTCCCTCTCTGAGTCTGGCTGTCATGACCCTCAATGGAGATACTGGCCAAAGGCAGAAACTGTCATTTAAATCAACAGAACACCCCCCATAAGGACAGGAACTGAGTAACCAGGTGAAAAGTCATGGCTGCAAGTGACACCCAATCACCAGGGGGTCAGAGGGCGATGGGCTACTTTCCTAGACTTCAGAACACACGCACCAAACGAACGGACGTGTCCCCAGAGGTCAATCCATTGGGACCGACAACTGCGACTCTGGGCGTCCCTGGGCCAACGGCACAGGGAGTCCAGACTGGTGGCTCTGCTGGGGGGCTCGGCGTGCAAGCTGCACGACCTAAAGGCTAAGAGCGGCACCCAGGGTGAGGCCGGATGAGGGCGTGAAGTaccagccccgggaggtggggcGCAGCCCGGCTCTCCAGCCACGCGGTGCCGCGCCGAGGCaccagggggcggggctgggcagcACCCGCCAACGAGGGCTCGTCACCCGAAGCCCGGGGGACAGAGCGGCTCGGCCCTGACCTGCAGGATGAGGGACGAGACGTCTCTCTGCTGCTGCTCTGcgctctcctccttctctctcgtTGCtggttttcttctccttcctttagAATCTAAAAC
It encodes:
- the CCDC77 gene encoding coiled-coil domain-containing protein 77 encodes the protein MNFTPTRSPVCRKLSAASKHEAASGFSGSTRWKGVSFSDSVQSTPLPSVQDRLAVLCPSQELLEYYQKKMSECEAENEDLLKKLEQCREACEGQHKLEWDLQQREEEIAELQKALSDMQVCLFQEREHVLRLYSENDRLRIRELEDKKKIQSLLALVGTDTGEVTYFHKEPPNKVSVLQTALQAVEVCEQNEPSVPRPDSKGRRRKPATREKEESAEQQQRDVSSLILQVEALQAQLEEQTRLSREQVAGLMEDRRIRIEEIQVHQQRNRDKIKELTKNLHHTQELLYESTKDFLQLRFENQNKEKAWMLEKDHLVSKMKQYQVQCKKKEDRMAKARPVCESHHNQDDYVKSLKDKLLQEKRLSGMYREQCVSLEEELARIREEEGARREIFKDRTSKMGRRLQVMTKRYEALEKRRALEVEGFKTDIRVLRQKLKDLEQMLYKATLNTRANQDLAILCEVRDSSRRAHKIQGELRNLKSKVFGLEKDLRLC